The sequence below is a genomic window from Rhodothermales bacterium.
ACAGGTTCGTGACGGCGGCCGGGCGGTAGGCGCTGGGCTGCATCATGAAGTCGAGCTCGAAGTCGAACTCGAGGGCCTCACCGCCGTCGGGCTCGGCATTCGTGCCGTTGGGGCCGCCGTTGCCGCTGGCGTCGACGTAGGCCCACGTGTTGTTGCCGCGCGTCTTGGTGTACTGCGTGTCGCCGGTGTCGTGCCAGCCCAGCGGGGAGGCGATGGGGTCGGCGGGGTCGGTGACGAGCGTGCGGCCTCCGAAGCTCGGGCTCTCGAACGGGCTGTCGAAGACGCGGTAGCTGCCGCCGCCGCCGAGCCGGCCGGAGCGGACGTTCTCTGCCGTGGCGAGGGGCCCGTAGGCGTCCGTCGAGGCGAGCGGCGCGAGGTCAACGACCGCGCTGGCGGCAGCGCCATCGGGCATGCCCCAGTGATCGTGGACCACCTGGTCCCACTGCAGCAGCACCTCGCCGGTGGCTGCGTCGACGCGGACGGTCCAGACATGCTCCTTCTGTTCGATCTCGACGTCCCACGCGAGGACGGCGTCTTTCACTTCGACGGGGTGGTAGACGAGCTTGGCCGGGATCGGCGCGAGCGAAACGCCGCCGCCGGAGAACGTCGTGGCGCGGGCGGCGCCGGTCGCGCGGCTCTGCACCGCGAGGGGCTCGGTGAACGTGAGGCCGAGGTGGCCCACAGCCGTCGCCACCGCGCTCTCCGCCGAAAGCGAGGGGGAGGCCGACCGCTGCGTGGTCCCGAGTGTGGGGTTGAACGCGCCCCCGGCGAGGAGCATGCTGCCGTCGCGCTTCACGTTGACCGTGATCCGCGCGTCGGCGACCTCGATGCCGCCCCGATGCTGCTGGAAGTAGACGTGGGTGACACCACTTCGCTTGCTCGTGTACGCATCGGTGACGACGGCCTCATCGAGAGCGGTGCCCGTGATGCCGAACTGATCGGCGTGCTGCTGGAGGTACTGGCGGGCCGTCTCGATCTGGGCGCTCTGGGCCCAGGCGACCGAGGGGAGGAGGAGCCCAACGAGGAGCAGGAGCAAGCGGTTCATAGAACAGGAGTCTAGGGTGAGAACGTGAAGAGGGCGCGCATCGCACGTCGGAACGCACGGACACCGAGCGAAGCGGCTCTAAATCGTGCACGTCTTACCCCTTGCCTGAGCCACACCACGGCCCCGAATATAGGGCACGGTTTCGCCTCTATAAAGGGCGGATTAAGATATTCCGAATTGTCCGCGATCTAACTCGCGGATGCAGAGCGTAGGCGCTTCCCTACTGCCCACATCGCGCCATGCCTCTTCGGCGGCGGCGCCTTGGAGAAACGGTCCAGCCTCCTGCGCGGCCTACCGGTATCACTCGAGTTCGGGATTCTTCCAGCCGCCATTCTCGATTTCCGATTCCACGACGTAGCCGCCCTCAAGCGCCTGCTCGATCTGCCCCTCGATGTCGACCTCGGCCTGCTCTTCGAGCTCTTCCATCCGGCGCGTGGCCTCGCGCTCGCTCTGTTCGAGCACGACCATCGCCGCGAACCGGCTGCCCTCACTGCTCCCTGCTCCACCCATCGGGGCGATCTGCACGACGCGCCACCCCTCGCGGAGGTCCTTGTTGACCGAGGTGAGCCCTTGCGTGCCGTTGGCTCCCGTGGTGACGATGATGACCTTCTGCGAAACGCTCATAAACGGAGTAGCAAATGGGTGGTGTGGGGTGAGGTCGCCCACGCTGTCGAGGTCCACCCGGTAGCGTAGGGAGAGGCTATAAAGCGCTGGAATATAATTAACGGGACCGATGTGGGGGGGCGCTCGCAGCGGTCGCCTATCGGCTCATCGCAGCCGGAATCGTTGCTTCGTGCCGCTCGGCGAGAACGTTCGCCGTCTCGTCCACGACGACGGTGCCGCCGACTTCGATCCGCAGCCGGTCGCCGCCGACGCGGCCGATGGGGAGGGCCTGTGCACCCGTCCCGACGATCGTGTCCTGCACCATCTCGCCGTCGTCGTACGCCGTGGTGAAGACGATCCGGCTCTGCGCTTCGCCGAAGAGCGCGGCGTCGAGCCGGAGCCCGGAGGCGTCGAGCGAGATCTCCGCGCCGAGGCCGTCGAGCGTGCATTCGGCGAGGCAGACGGCGAGGCCGCCGTCGGAGACGTCGTGTGCGCTCTTGACGAGGCCGCTGCGGATCAGGTCCAGCATCGCTCCTTGCACGGCGGCTTCTTCCGCGAGGTCGAGGTGGGGCGCGTCGCCGGTCGTCCGGCCGCGCACGGCGGCGAGGTACTCGGTCCCGCCGATCTCATCTTTGAACTGCCAGCCGTCGGGCGAGAGGAGGAAGACGACGTCGCCCTCGTCGCGGAACGGGATCGTCGTCGCGTCGCGCTCCACGTCCTCGACGAGCCCGAGCATCCCGATCGTCGGCGTGGGGAAGACGGCGCTCTCGGGGTTCTCGTTGTAGAAGCTGACGTTGCCGCCGGTGACGGGCGTGCCGAACGCGCGGCAGGCGTCGCCCATCCCGCCGACGGCTTCGGTGAACTGCCAGTAGACTTCGGGCTTGTACGGGTTGCCGAAGTTGAGGCAGTTGGTGATCGCGAGCGGCTTGCCGCCGGCGCAGACGACGTTCCGCGCCGCCTCGGCCACGGCGATCTGCCCGCCTTTGCGCGGGTTGAGGTAGACGTAGCGCCCGTTGCAGTCGGTCTTGACGGCGAGGCCCTTGTTCGTGTCTTTGATGCGTACGACGGCGGCGTCGCTCGGGCCGGGGCCGACGACGGTGTTCGTGCGGACCGTCGTGTCGTACTGCTCGAACACCCACCGTTTCGACGCGATGTTCGGCGAGGCGAGGAGCTGCTGCAACACGTCGCCCGCATCGTCGGCGCTCACGTCGGGCACGGAGTTCGGGTCGAAGGCGTGGGCGGCGTCGAGGTAGGCCGGCCGCCGCGTCTCGCGGTGGTAGACCGGCGCGCCGCCGCCGAGGACGAGGTGCTCGGCGGGCACGTCGGCGACGAGGTCGCCGTGCCAGTGGACCTTCACCCGGCCGTCATCGGTGACCTCGCCGATGTTCTCCACGTGGAGGTCCCACTTCTCGAACACGCGCTCGACCTCCGCCTCGCGTCCTTTCTCGACGACGAGCAGCATCCGCTCCTGGCTCTCGGAGAGCATCAGCTCGTACGGCGTCATGCCCGACTCGCGCGCCGGCACGCGCTCGAGGTGGAGCACCATGCCCGCCTCGCCCTTCGCGCTCATCTCGCACGACGAGCACGTGATCCCCGCCGCGCCCATGTCCTGAATCCCGACGACCGCGCCCGTGGCGAGCGCTTCGAGCGTCGCTTCGAGCAGGAGCTTCTCCGTGAACGGGTCGCCGACCTGCACGCTCGGCCGCTTGGCCTCGCTGGCTTCGGAGATCTCTTCTGATGCGAACGTCGCGCCGTGGATGCCGTCGCGGCCCGTCGCGCTCCCGACGATGTAGACGGGATTGCCGACGCCCGTCGCGATGGCGCTCGCCGTCTCGCCGACTTTCACGACGCCGACACTCATCGCGTTGACGAGCGGGTTGCCCTCGTACGACGGGTCGAAGTAGACCTCGCCGCCGACGGTCGGGACGCCGAACGAGTTGCCGTAGTCGCCGATGCCGCGCACGACGCCGTCGAAGAGGTAGCGCACGCGGGGGTTGTCGAGCGAGCCGAAGCGGAGAGAGTTGAGGCTCGCGATTGGGCGGGCACCCATCGTGAAGATGTCCCGCTGGATCCCGCCGACGCCCGTCGCCGCACCCTGGTACGGCTCGACGGCGGAGGGGTGGTTGTGGCTCTCGATCTTGAACGCGACGGCGAGCCCGTCGCCGATGTCGACGAGGCCGGCGTTCTCTTCGCCCGCTTCGACGAGGAGCTGCTCGCCCTCGCGCGGTAGCGTCTTCAGCAGGGCGATGGAGTTCTTGTACGAGCAGTGCTCGCTCCACATCACCGAGTAGATCCCAAGCTCGACGAAGGTGGGCGTGCGCCCGAGCGCGTCGAGCACCCACTGGTACTCCTCGTCGGTGAGCCCGTGCTCGCGGGCGAGTTCGATCGTGACGTCGGGTTCGTGGAGGGTAGCGGCGTCGGACATGGTGGGGCGTGGTGGAATGACGTAGGGGCGACCGGCCGGTCGCCCCTACCGAGGGCGGTGCAGAAAAATACGGCGCATCGCCGGTGCCGGGGAGAATCAGCGCACGAGCGTCACGCGGCGCTCGACGGTGCGCTCGCCCGCCGTCGCGCGGACCACGTACGTCCCGTCGGCGAGGCCGGCGGCGTCGAGCGTGAACGGGTGCGCGCGGCCGCTCGGCAGGATTCCGCGATGCAGCGTCGCCACGCGGCGGCCGTTCGTGCTGAACACCTCAATGGCTACGTCCTGCGGGCTCGCGAGCGTGAGCGTCAGCGTGGTCGCGTCGGCGAAGGGGTTGGGGAACGCGGCGTCGAGCGCGAGCGCCGCCGGCTGCGTGTCCTCTTCGTTGGCGGTCGCGTTCACGATGTTCATCCGCCACCCCATCTGTTGGTGGATGGCGCACTGGTAGTAGAGCAGGCCCGGCGCCGTCATCGGGACGGTGAAGACGAGCTGCTCGTTGCCCGTAGCGCCGCTGTTCGTCACGCCGTCGGTGAACTCGCCCGCGCCGCCGCCGCTCGCGCTCGTCGAGAGGTAGAACGGGTGGATGGCGGAGACGCTGTTCATCTGGAAGACGTAGGTCTGCCCGCGCGTCAGCGTCAGCTCTTGCCCTTGCACGCCGTCGAGGGCGTACACCTCGAAGCGGGCGCTGGGGTTGGGGTGGTTGGTGTTCGAAACCACGGCGACCTGGAAGGTCGTCTGGGCCTGCGCGACCGGCAGCAACAGGGCGAAGAGGAGCGGGACGAAGACGTAGCGGTGTTTCATGGGCACCTCGCGAGATGAAGGGGAGGGCCAACATAGGCAATCCGCTCCCGCGTGGTGCGACCGCCCCCCGAGCCCATGTCACGAATGGAACGGTGGCGTGCCATGCGCCGGGGCGGGCACTTCTTCTCGGCCCCGCGCAAAAAAGGAGCGCCGGACCCGTCACGGCCCGGCGCTCCCCAGTCACAGCCCGCTCGACCTCTATCCATCACCAGCGTCACCTGGCGCTCTCACGGACTGTTGGGTGCGATACCCGCGAGCGGGCATCTACACGCAGCCAAAACGGCTGATGTGCTGTCATTGTTACGCCGTGCAAACGGCGGACCATTCCCGGCAGCGCCGGGAGCCCCGCCCCCCGATACGAAAGGGTGTGGGAGTATGGAGGTATGGAAGTGTCTCTTCCGCTCGCGTTGCGAGGCCCCCTCCACCCCCACGCTCCCCTCGCCTATACACAAAGGCGGACGCCGGCCTCCCTCCCACGAAGAGACCGGCGTCCTGTCTGGCTATACCGGGAGGTACAGCGCAGGTATGGTGCAGACAGTTAGCGGACGACCGCCACCTTCTGCGTTGCCGTCGCCGTGTCGGTGGTGAGGCGGACGAAGTAGACCCCCGTCGGCAGCGACGCGGCGTCGAAGCGGACCGTCGTGGTGCCGGCTGCCTGCGGGCCGGCGGCGAGCACGGCGACTTCGCGGCCGAGCATGTCGTAGACGGCGAGCGTGGCCGTCTCGGCGCGGCCGAGCTCGAACGTCACCGTGGCGGACTCCGCGAGCGGGTTCGGATAGACCGACGCCAGGCCGAAGCCCGTCGGCGCAGCGTTGCTCTCGTTCGGGACGGCCGGGCCGCTGAGGTACCCGTTCGTCGCGAGGACGGACCAGCCGGCCAGCCACGTGGCCTCGCCCGGCGCGAAGGCGCCGAGGTAGTCGACCGCCGTGAAGAAGTCGTCGGCGCCGTCATCGTCGAGCGCGTCGAAGCCGAAGCTGGCGGCGTTGACGACCGGGCTGCTCGCCGTCGGGCGGGGGTCGAGGTCGGAGCCGCGGGCGCGGCCGGAGAGGTTGACGAGCTGCGGATCGGAGAAGAGGTTCGAGGCCCCGATCAGGGTCTCGATTTCCGACTGGCGCGCGGGCGTGTTGTCGCTGTCGTCGTTGACGATCGCGGCGAACGTGGTGCCGTCGCCGAAGCCGAAGAAGTAGTTGTTCCGGATCGTGAGGTCGTCGGCCTCGGTGTTCTGGCCGAACCGGTTCTCCGTGTCCTCGCCGCTGGAGAGGGCCTCGAGGTCGAGCGCGGACTGGGGGAAGTCGACGAGGATCGAGTTGTAGATCTTGCCGCCGGTGTTGTCGCGGAGCTGGAGCGCGGCGGAGTTGCCCTCCTCGCCGAGCTGCGTGATGTCGGCGTCCTCGCCGGCCCCGATGCAGGTGATGTTGGAGTAGATCGGGATCGAGAACGGCGTCGCATCCTCGCCGCCGAGGCTGGAGACGCCGCCGTCGTTCTCGAAGCAGCGGCCGGCGTCGGCGCCGGGGGTGTTGAGCGAGAGGCCGAACTGGAAGCGGCCCCGGAAGCCGCGGTCGGTGTCGAACGTGTCGTCGCCCGAGAAGGCGCCGACGAGGTACTTCGCGCTCACGGTCCCGCCGAAGAACTCGAAATTGTCGTCGGAGTTGGCGAAGACCTCGACGTACTCGACCGTCGTCCCACGGCCGACGGCGCCGAAGGTGATGCCGTTGATCTCGCTGTCGGTCTCGAACCCGAAGCCGCCGTGGCGGACGGAGACGTAGCGGAGGATGCCCGAGCTGTCCTCGTCGTCGCAGACGAAGCCGGGCGAGCCGTCGCAGCCGAAGCGGGTGTCGTCGGAGGGCGGGATGCCTTCGATGTTGGTGACGCCCGGCGTGGCGTTCGTCGTGGCGCGGCCGAGGAGGATGAGGCCGCCCCAGAGCGCGCGGTCGAACTCGTCGAGGTCCGTGGCGATGGAGACGTTGTCGGCCTCGGCCGTCATGATGATCGGGGCGTCAGACCGGCCGTCGGCGATGAGGTCGGCGTCGACCATCACGACGAGGCCCGAGGCGAGGTCACCCGTCGCGGGGGAGGGCACGGCCCGGCCTTTGATGATGGTGCCGGGCTGGATCGTGAGCGTGACGTTCGGGCGGACGTAGATGAGGCCGTCGAGGAGGTAGACGTTGTCGGCGGTCCAAGTCGTGTTGGCCGCGACGTCGTTCGTGACGGTGACGGTGGGCGCTTGCGCGGAGGCGCGCGGGGCGAGCATGAGGAGGCTCAGCAGCGCGAGGAGGGGGGCGGTAGAGAGTCGCATGGTGGTCGGCTGGAGGTAGCGGGTGAAGGGAGGAGAGCGGGAAGGGGTCAGGGGCCCGAAACGGAGCCGTGGATCGACGGGGCGGGCACGGCCGGAGCGGCGGGGCCAGAGATGCCGAAGCCGGGCGAGAACGTGATGCCGATCGAGAAGCTGGTGCCCGGGTTGTATTCGAGGAA
It includes:
- a CDS encoding T9SS type A sorting domain-containing protein, encoding MRLSTAPLLALLSLLMLAPRASAQAPTVTVTNDVAANTTWTADNVYLLDGLIYVRPNVTLTIQPGTIIKGRAVPSPATGDLASGLVVMVDADLIADGRSDAPIIMTAEADNVSIATDLDEFDRALWGGLILLGRATTNATPGVTNIEGIPPSDDTRFGCDGSPGFVCDDEDSSGILRYVSVRHGGFGFETDSEINGITFGAVGRGTTVEYVEVFANSDDNFEFFGGTVSAKYLVGAFSGDDTFDTDRGFRGRFQFGLSLNTPGADAGRCFENDGGVSSLGGEDATPFSIPIYSNITCIGAGEDADITQLGEEGNSAALQLRDNTGGKIYNSILVDFPQSALDLEALSSGEDTENRFGQNTEADDLTIRNNYFFGFGDGTTFAAIVNDDSDNTPARQSEIETLIGASNLFSDPQLVNLSGRARGSDLDPRPTASSPVVNAASFGFDALDDDGADDFFTAVDYLGAFAPGEATWLAGWSVLATNGYLSGPAVPNESNAAPTGFGLASVYPNPLAESATVTFELGRAETATLAVYDMLGREVAVLAAGPQAAGTTTVRFDAASLPTGVYFVRLTTDTATATQKVAVVR
- a CDS encoding T9SS type A sorting domain-containing protein; the encoded protein is MKHRYVFVPLLFALLLPVAQAQTTFQVAVVSNTNHPNPSARFEVYALDGVQGQELTLTRGQTYVFQMNSVSAIHPFYLSTSASGGGAGEFTDGVTNSGATGNEQLVFTVPMTAPGLLYYQCAIHQQMGWRMNIVNATANEEDTQPAALALDAAFPNPFADATTLTLTLASPQDVAIEVFSTNGRRVATLHRGILPSGRAHPFTLDAAGLADGTYVVRATAGERTVERRVTLVR
- the purL gene encoding phosphoribosylformylglycinamidine synthase subunit PurL; protein product: MSDAATLHEPDVTIELAREHGLTDEEYQWVLDALGRTPTFVELGIYSVMWSEHCSYKNSIALLKTLPREGEQLLVEAGEENAGLVDIGDGLAVAFKIESHNHPSAVEPYQGAATGVGGIQRDIFTMGARPIASLNSLRFGSLDNPRVRYLFDGVVRGIGDYGNSFGVPTVGGEVYFDPSYEGNPLVNAMSVGVVKVGETASAIATGVGNPVYIVGSATGRDGIHGATFASEEISEASEAKRPSVQVGDPFTEKLLLEATLEALATGAVVGIQDMGAAGITCSSCEMSAKGEAGMVLHLERVPARESGMTPYELMLSESQERMLLVVEKGREAEVERVFEKWDLHVENIGEVTDDGRVKVHWHGDLVADVPAEHLVLGGGAPVYHRETRRPAYLDAAHAFDPNSVPDVSADDAGDVLQQLLASPNIASKRWVFEQYDTTVRTNTVVGPGPSDAAVVRIKDTNKGLAVKTDCNGRYVYLNPRKGGQIAVAEAARNVVCAGGKPLAITNCLNFGNPYKPEVYWQFTEAVGGMGDACRAFGTPVTGGNVSFYNENPESAVFPTPTIGMLGLVEDVERDATTIPFRDEGDVVFLLSPDGWQFKDEIGGTEYLAAVRGRTTGDAPHLDLAEEAAVQGAMLDLIRSGLVKSAHDVSDGGLAVCLAECTLDGLGAEISLDASGLRLDAALFGEAQSRIVFTTAYDDGEMVQDTIVGTGAQALPIGRVGGDRLRIEVGGTVVVDETANVLAERHEATIPAAMSR